From the genome of Sander vitreus isolate 19-12246 unplaced genomic scaffold, sanVit1 ctg238_1, whole genome shotgun sequence, one region includes:
- the LOC144513384 gene encoding serum response factor-like isoform X2, with protein MGTRTGAGLNTAGPGPNNDPDVISSGSEPDSDSGEDTAGSGGDRRGVKRERSEREVGTSWGLSPGGLPGAKPGKKTRGRVKIKMEFIDNKLRRYTTFSKRKTGIMKKVIACAVSLQAYELSTLTGTQVLLLVASETGHVYTFATRKLQPMITSETGKALIQTCLNSPDSPPRCDPSSDQRMSATGFQETDLTYQVAEADNGSDGAKDSGIKPAVSVSGQDSGIKPAVSVCGLQTPPSTSVALQLPGGAPCWTPSSTNGTLLKTAAGLVLPAGFTLMSGGGVSQSIQLQPSTNQSSSDTRSLASSSASVSSSSSSSSGSGHMMYPGGHTVMYTAPASSLADGSLTVLNTQSHDPALQQVFLTSLPPGGTQIPVQLHQCLSRCAVFCCSLHIYELLHIFPRPTQ; from the exons ATGGGCACCAGAACCGGAGCCGGGCTGAACACGGCCGGACCGGGACCGAACAATGATCCGGATGTGATTTCCAGCGGCTCCGAGCCGGACTCTGACTCCGGGGAGGACACGGCGGGTTCTGGCGGGGACCGGAGAGGCGTGAAGCGGGAGCGGAGTGAGCGCGAGGTCGGTACCTCCTGGGGTCTGAGCCCCGGTGGGCTGCCGGGAGCCAAACCCGGGAAGAAAACCAGAGGAAGAGTAAAGATCAAGATGGAGTTCATTGACAACAAACTGCGGCGCTACACGACGTTCAGCAAGAGGAAGACCGGCATCATGAAGAAG GTGATAGCCTGTGCCGTGTCCTTGCAGGCCTACGAGCTGTCCACACTGACTGGGACTCAGGTCCTGCTGCTGGTCGCCAGCGAGACGGGTCACGTGTACACGTTTGCGACCAGGAAGCTGCAGCCCATGATCACGTCAGAGACGGGGAAGGCTCTGATCCAGACCTGCCTCAACTCGCCGGACTCCCCGCCGCGCTGCGACCCCTCTTCCGACCAGAGGATGAGCGCCACGGGCTTCCAGGAGACGGACCTCACCTACCAGGTGGCCGAGGCCGACAACGGCTCTGATGGTGCCAAG GACTCGGGAATCAAACCAGCGGTCTCTGTGTCCGGCCAGGACTCGGGAATCAAACCAGCGGTCTCCGTGTGCGGCCTGCAGACCCCCCCCTCTACGTCGGTGGCCTTGCAGCTGCCGGGcggcgccccctgctggacgcCCTCCTCCACCAACGGGACGCTGTTGAAGACGGCGGCCGGCCTCGTGCTTCCTGCAGGCTTCACTCTGATGTCAG GAGGCGGAGTCTCCCAGAGCATTCAGCTTCAGCCctcgaccaatcagagcagctcAGACACCCGCAGCCTCGCCTCCTCCTCAG CCAGTGTCTCTTCGTCTTCCTCTTCGTCGTCGGGGTCGGGTCACATGATGTACCCTGGAGGTCACACGGTGATGTACACTGCTCCTGCGTCCTCATTGGCCGACGGCAGCCTCACGGTCCTCAACACCCAGTCTCATGACCCCG CTCTCCAGCAGGTCTTCCTCACCTCGCTGCCTCCTGGAGGGACTCAGATCCCAGTCCAGCTGcaccag TGCCTTTCAAGGTGTGCTGTTTTCTGCTGCTCATTGCATATTTATGAGCTGCTCCACATTTTCCCACGCCCCACTCAGTAA
- the LOC144513384 gene encoding serum response factor-like isoform X1, whose translation MGTRTGAGLNTAGPGPNNDPDVISSGSEPDSDSGEDTAGSGGDRRGVKRERSEREVGTSWGLSPGGLPGAKPGKKTRGRVKIKMEFIDNKLRRYTTFSKRKTGIMKKVIACAVSLQAYELSTLTGTQVLLLVASETGHVYTFATRKLQPMITSETGKALIQTCLNSPDSPPRCDPSSDQRMSATGFQETDLTYQVAEADNGSDGAKDSGIKPAVSVSGQDSGIKPAVSVCGLQTPPSTSVALQLPGGAPCWTPSSTNGTLLKTAAGLVLPAGFTLMSGGGVSQSIQLQPSTNQSSSDTRSLASSSASVSSSSSSSSGSGHMMYPGGHTVMYTAPASSLADGSLTVLNTQSHDPAALQQVFLTSLPPGGTQIPVQLHQCLSRCAVFCCSLHIYELLHIFPRPTQ comes from the exons ATGGGCACCAGAACCGGAGCCGGGCTGAACACGGCCGGACCGGGACCGAACAATGATCCGGATGTGATTTCCAGCGGCTCCGAGCCGGACTCTGACTCCGGGGAGGACACGGCGGGTTCTGGCGGGGACCGGAGAGGCGTGAAGCGGGAGCGGAGTGAGCGCGAGGTCGGTACCTCCTGGGGTCTGAGCCCCGGTGGGCTGCCGGGAGCCAAACCCGGGAAGAAAACCAGAGGAAGAGTAAAGATCAAGATGGAGTTCATTGACAACAAACTGCGGCGCTACACGACGTTCAGCAAGAGGAAGACCGGCATCATGAAGAAG GTGATAGCCTGTGCCGTGTCCTTGCAGGCCTACGAGCTGTCCACACTGACTGGGACTCAGGTCCTGCTGCTGGTCGCCAGCGAGACGGGTCACGTGTACACGTTTGCGACCAGGAAGCTGCAGCCCATGATCACGTCAGAGACGGGGAAGGCTCTGATCCAGACCTGCCTCAACTCGCCGGACTCCCCGCCGCGCTGCGACCCCTCTTCCGACCAGAGGATGAGCGCCACGGGCTTCCAGGAGACGGACCTCACCTACCAGGTGGCCGAGGCCGACAACGGCTCTGATGGTGCCAAG GACTCGGGAATCAAACCAGCGGTCTCTGTGTCCGGCCAGGACTCGGGAATCAAACCAGCGGTCTCCGTGTGCGGCCTGCAGACCCCCCCCTCTACGTCGGTGGCCTTGCAGCTGCCGGGcggcgccccctgctggacgcCCTCCTCCACCAACGGGACGCTGTTGAAGACGGCGGCCGGCCTCGTGCTTCCTGCAGGCTTCACTCTGATGTCAG GAGGCGGAGTCTCCCAGAGCATTCAGCTTCAGCCctcgaccaatcagagcagctcAGACACCCGCAGCCTCGCCTCCTCCTCAG CCAGTGTCTCTTCGTCTTCCTCTTCGTCGTCGGGGTCGGGTCACATGATGTACCCTGGAGGTCACACGGTGATGTACACTGCTCCTGCGTCCTCATTGGCCGACGGCAGCCTCACGGTCCTCAACACCCAGTCTCATGACCCCG cAGCTCTCCAGCAGGTCTTCCTCACCTCGCTGCCTCCTGGAGGGACTCAGATCCCAGTCCAGCTGcaccag TGCCTTTCAAGGTGTGCTGTTTTCTGCTGCTCATTGCATATTTATGAGCTGCTCCACATTTTCCCACGCCCCACTCAGTAA
- the LOC144513384 gene encoding serum response factor-like isoform X3 codes for MGTRTGAGLNTAGPGPNNDPDVISSGSEPDSDSGEDTAGSGGDRRGVKRERSEREVGTSWGLSPGGLPGAKPGKKTRGRVKIKMEFIDNKLRRYTTFSKRKTGIMKKAYELSTLTGTQVLLLVASETGHVYTFATRKLQPMITSETGKALIQTCLNSPDSPPRCDPSSDQRMSATGFQETDLTYQVAEADNGSDGAKDSGIKPAVSVSGQDSGIKPAVSVCGLQTPPSTSVALQLPGGAPCWTPSSTNGTLLKTAAGLVLPAGFTLMSGGGVSQSIQLQPSTNQSSSDTRSLASSSASVSSSSSSSSGSGHMMYPGGHTVMYTAPASSLADGSLTVLNTQSHDPAALQQVFLTSLPPGGTQIPVQLHQCLSRCAVFCCSLHIYELLHIFPRPTQ; via the exons ATGGGCACCAGAACCGGAGCCGGGCTGAACACGGCCGGACCGGGACCGAACAATGATCCGGATGTGATTTCCAGCGGCTCCGAGCCGGACTCTGACTCCGGGGAGGACACGGCGGGTTCTGGCGGGGACCGGAGAGGCGTGAAGCGGGAGCGGAGTGAGCGCGAGGTCGGTACCTCCTGGGGTCTGAGCCCCGGTGGGCTGCCGGGAGCCAAACCCGGGAAGAAAACCAGAGGAAGAGTAAAGATCAAGATGGAGTTCATTGACAACAAACTGCGGCGCTACACGACGTTCAGCAAGAGGAAGACCGGCATCATGAAGAAG GCCTACGAGCTGTCCACACTGACTGGGACTCAGGTCCTGCTGCTGGTCGCCAGCGAGACGGGTCACGTGTACACGTTTGCGACCAGGAAGCTGCAGCCCATGATCACGTCAGAGACGGGGAAGGCTCTGATCCAGACCTGCCTCAACTCGCCGGACTCCCCGCCGCGCTGCGACCCCTCTTCCGACCAGAGGATGAGCGCCACGGGCTTCCAGGAGACGGACCTCACCTACCAGGTGGCCGAGGCCGACAACGGCTCTGATGGTGCCAAG GACTCGGGAATCAAACCAGCGGTCTCTGTGTCCGGCCAGGACTCGGGAATCAAACCAGCGGTCTCCGTGTGCGGCCTGCAGACCCCCCCCTCTACGTCGGTGGCCTTGCAGCTGCCGGGcggcgccccctgctggacgcCCTCCTCCACCAACGGGACGCTGTTGAAGACGGCGGCCGGCCTCGTGCTTCCTGCAGGCTTCACTCTGATGTCAG GAGGCGGAGTCTCCCAGAGCATTCAGCTTCAGCCctcgaccaatcagagcagctcAGACACCCGCAGCCTCGCCTCCTCCTCAG CCAGTGTCTCTTCGTCTTCCTCTTCGTCGTCGGGGTCGGGTCACATGATGTACCCTGGAGGTCACACGGTGATGTACACTGCTCCTGCGTCCTCATTGGCCGACGGCAGCCTCACGGTCCTCAACACCCAGTCTCATGACCCCG cAGCTCTCCAGCAGGTCTTCCTCACCTCGCTGCCTCCTGGAGGGACTCAGATCCCAGTCCAGCTGcaccag TGCCTTTCAAGGTGTGCTGTTTTCTGCTGCTCATTGCATATTTATGAGCTGCTCCACATTTTCCCACGCCCCACTCAGTAA
- the LOC144513384 gene encoding serum response factor-like isoform X4, with protein MGTRTGAGLNTAGPGPNNDPDVISSGSEPDSDSGEDTAGSGGDRRGVKRERSEREVGTSWGLSPGGLPGAKPGKKTRGRVKIKMEFIDNKLRRYTTFSKRKTGIMKKVIACAVSLQAYELSTLTGTQVLLLVASETGHVYTFATRKLQPMITSETGKALIQTCLNSPDSPPRCDPSSDQRMSATGFQETDLTYQVAEADNGSDGAKDSGIKPAVSVSGQDSGIKPAVSVCGLQTPPSTSVALQLPGGAPCWTPSSTNGTLLKTAAGLVLPAGFTLMSGGGVSQSIQLQPSTNQSSSDTRSLASSSASVSSSSSSSSGSGHMMYPGGHTVMYTAPASSLADGSLTVLNTQSHDPAALQQVFLTSLPPGGTQIPVQLHQVCMEVPTIAR; from the exons ATGGGCACCAGAACCGGAGCCGGGCTGAACACGGCCGGACCGGGACCGAACAATGATCCGGATGTGATTTCCAGCGGCTCCGAGCCGGACTCTGACTCCGGGGAGGACACGGCGGGTTCTGGCGGGGACCGGAGAGGCGTGAAGCGGGAGCGGAGTGAGCGCGAGGTCGGTACCTCCTGGGGTCTGAGCCCCGGTGGGCTGCCGGGAGCCAAACCCGGGAAGAAAACCAGAGGAAGAGTAAAGATCAAGATGGAGTTCATTGACAACAAACTGCGGCGCTACACGACGTTCAGCAAGAGGAAGACCGGCATCATGAAGAAG GTGATAGCCTGTGCCGTGTCCTTGCAGGCCTACGAGCTGTCCACACTGACTGGGACTCAGGTCCTGCTGCTGGTCGCCAGCGAGACGGGTCACGTGTACACGTTTGCGACCAGGAAGCTGCAGCCCATGATCACGTCAGAGACGGGGAAGGCTCTGATCCAGACCTGCCTCAACTCGCCGGACTCCCCGCCGCGCTGCGACCCCTCTTCCGACCAGAGGATGAGCGCCACGGGCTTCCAGGAGACGGACCTCACCTACCAGGTGGCCGAGGCCGACAACGGCTCTGATGGTGCCAAG GACTCGGGAATCAAACCAGCGGTCTCTGTGTCCGGCCAGGACTCGGGAATCAAACCAGCGGTCTCCGTGTGCGGCCTGCAGACCCCCCCCTCTACGTCGGTGGCCTTGCAGCTGCCGGGcggcgccccctgctggacgcCCTCCTCCACCAACGGGACGCTGTTGAAGACGGCGGCCGGCCTCGTGCTTCCTGCAGGCTTCACTCTGATGTCAG GAGGCGGAGTCTCCCAGAGCATTCAGCTTCAGCCctcgaccaatcagagcagctcAGACACCCGCAGCCTCGCCTCCTCCTCAG CCAGTGTCTCTTCGTCTTCCTCTTCGTCGTCGGGGTCGGGTCACATGATGTACCCTGGAGGTCACACGGTGATGTACACTGCTCCTGCGTCCTCATTGGCCGACGGCAGCCTCACGGTCCTCAACACCCAGTCTCATGACCCCG cAGCTCTCCAGCAGGTCTTCCTCACCTCGCTGCCTCCTGGAGGGACTCAGATCCCAGTCCAGCTGcaccag gTCTGTATGGAAGTTCCTacaattgccagatga
- the LOC144513384 gene encoding serum response factor-like isoform X5 yields the protein MGTRTGAGLNTAGPGPNNDPDVISSGSEPDSDSGEDTAGSGGDRRGVKRERSEREVGTSWGLSPGGLPGAKPGKKTRGRVKIKMEFIDNKLRRYTTFSKRKTGIMKKVIACAVSLQAYELSTLTGTQVLLLVASETGHVYTFATRKLQPMITSETGKALIQTCLNSPDSPPRCDPSSDQRMSATGFQETDLTYQVAEADNGSDGAKDSGIKPAVSVSGQDSGIKPAVSVCGLQTPPSTSVALQLPGGAPCWTPSSTNGTLLKTAAGLVLPAGFTLMSGGGVSQSIQLQPSTNQSSSDTRSLASSSASVSSSSSSSSGSGHMMYPGGHTVMYTAPASSLADGSLTVLNTQSHDPALQQVFLTSLPPGGTQIPVQLHQVCMEVPTIAR from the exons ATGGGCACCAGAACCGGAGCCGGGCTGAACACGGCCGGACCGGGACCGAACAATGATCCGGATGTGATTTCCAGCGGCTCCGAGCCGGACTCTGACTCCGGGGAGGACACGGCGGGTTCTGGCGGGGACCGGAGAGGCGTGAAGCGGGAGCGGAGTGAGCGCGAGGTCGGTACCTCCTGGGGTCTGAGCCCCGGTGGGCTGCCGGGAGCCAAACCCGGGAAGAAAACCAGAGGAAGAGTAAAGATCAAGATGGAGTTCATTGACAACAAACTGCGGCGCTACACGACGTTCAGCAAGAGGAAGACCGGCATCATGAAGAAG GTGATAGCCTGTGCCGTGTCCTTGCAGGCCTACGAGCTGTCCACACTGACTGGGACTCAGGTCCTGCTGCTGGTCGCCAGCGAGACGGGTCACGTGTACACGTTTGCGACCAGGAAGCTGCAGCCCATGATCACGTCAGAGACGGGGAAGGCTCTGATCCAGACCTGCCTCAACTCGCCGGACTCCCCGCCGCGCTGCGACCCCTCTTCCGACCAGAGGATGAGCGCCACGGGCTTCCAGGAGACGGACCTCACCTACCAGGTGGCCGAGGCCGACAACGGCTCTGATGGTGCCAAG GACTCGGGAATCAAACCAGCGGTCTCTGTGTCCGGCCAGGACTCGGGAATCAAACCAGCGGTCTCCGTGTGCGGCCTGCAGACCCCCCCCTCTACGTCGGTGGCCTTGCAGCTGCCGGGcggcgccccctgctggacgcCCTCCTCCACCAACGGGACGCTGTTGAAGACGGCGGCCGGCCTCGTGCTTCCTGCAGGCTTCACTCTGATGTCAG GAGGCGGAGTCTCCCAGAGCATTCAGCTTCAGCCctcgaccaatcagagcagctcAGACACCCGCAGCCTCGCCTCCTCCTCAG CCAGTGTCTCTTCGTCTTCCTCTTCGTCGTCGGGGTCGGGTCACATGATGTACCCTGGAGGTCACACGGTGATGTACACTGCTCCTGCGTCCTCATTGGCCGACGGCAGCCTCACGGTCCTCAACACCCAGTCTCATGACCCCG CTCTCCAGCAGGTCTTCCTCACCTCGCTGCCTCCTGGAGGGACTCAGATCCCAGTCCAGCTGcaccag gTCTGTATGGAAGTTCCTacaattgccagatga
- the LOC144513384 gene encoding serum response factor-like isoform X6, whose protein sequence is MGTRTGAGLNTAGPGPNNDPDVISSGSEPDSDSGEDTAGSGGDRRGVKRERSEREVGTSWGLSPGGLPGAKPGKKTRGRVKIKMEFIDNKLRRYTTFSKRKTGIMKKVIACAVSLQAYELSTLTGTQVLLLVASETGHVYTFATRKLQPMITSETGKALIQTCLNSPDSPPRCDPSSDQRMSATGFQETDLTYQVAEADNGSDGAKDSGIKPAVSVSGQDSGIKPAVSVCGLQTPPSTSVALQLPGGAPCWTPSSTNGTLLKTAAGLVLPAGFTLMSGGGVSQSIQLQPSTNQSSSDTRSLASSSASVSSSSSSSSGSGHMMYPGGHTVMYTAPASSLADGSLTVLNTQSHDPAALQQVFLTSLPPGGTQIPVQLHQR, encoded by the exons ATGGGCACCAGAACCGGAGCCGGGCTGAACACGGCCGGACCGGGACCGAACAATGATCCGGATGTGATTTCCAGCGGCTCCGAGCCGGACTCTGACTCCGGGGAGGACACGGCGGGTTCTGGCGGGGACCGGAGAGGCGTGAAGCGGGAGCGGAGTGAGCGCGAGGTCGGTACCTCCTGGGGTCTGAGCCCCGGTGGGCTGCCGGGAGCCAAACCCGGGAAGAAAACCAGAGGAAGAGTAAAGATCAAGATGGAGTTCATTGACAACAAACTGCGGCGCTACACGACGTTCAGCAAGAGGAAGACCGGCATCATGAAGAAG GTGATAGCCTGTGCCGTGTCCTTGCAGGCCTACGAGCTGTCCACACTGACTGGGACTCAGGTCCTGCTGCTGGTCGCCAGCGAGACGGGTCACGTGTACACGTTTGCGACCAGGAAGCTGCAGCCCATGATCACGTCAGAGACGGGGAAGGCTCTGATCCAGACCTGCCTCAACTCGCCGGACTCCCCGCCGCGCTGCGACCCCTCTTCCGACCAGAGGATGAGCGCCACGGGCTTCCAGGAGACGGACCTCACCTACCAGGTGGCCGAGGCCGACAACGGCTCTGATGGTGCCAAG GACTCGGGAATCAAACCAGCGGTCTCTGTGTCCGGCCAGGACTCGGGAATCAAACCAGCGGTCTCCGTGTGCGGCCTGCAGACCCCCCCCTCTACGTCGGTGGCCTTGCAGCTGCCGGGcggcgccccctgctggacgcCCTCCTCCACCAACGGGACGCTGTTGAAGACGGCGGCCGGCCTCGTGCTTCCTGCAGGCTTCACTCTGATGTCAG GAGGCGGAGTCTCCCAGAGCATTCAGCTTCAGCCctcgaccaatcagagcagctcAGACACCCGCAGCCTCGCCTCCTCCTCAG CCAGTGTCTCTTCGTCTTCCTCTTCGTCGTCGGGGTCGGGTCACATGATGTACCCTGGAGGTCACACGGTGATGTACACTGCTCCTGCGTCCTCATTGGCCGACGGCAGCCTCACGGTCCTCAACACCCAGTCTCATGACCCCG cAGCTCTCCAGCAGGTCTTCCTCACCTCGCTGCCTCCTGGAGGGACTCAGATCCCAGTCCAGCTGcaccag AGGTGA
- the LOC144513379 gene encoding receptor-interacting serine/threonine-protein kinase 4-like — protein sequence MAQFVEDSSLRDWKVIGSGGFGQIYKARHHQWGADVAIKLPLQGEGTEMSLLNEIKMMRQATSPHVMAVQGIFKGQTPSGRSTQLGLVMEVMERGSLASLQEALRGTPPWPLVFRLAHQVALGINFLHSLPRPVLHQDLKPQNVLLDEALNAKLTDFDLARISCSVTQVSNNGEPLGGTIVYMPPEALTSTSYKPTRSFDIYSYGILLWSIVTGKQPYGNAKPNLVMVRVPQGDRPQLADIKGDAAGLTELTGLMKRCWDHKPERRPRALECTTETEKLFKMHKHELTDAIHEVLKKLDQKEEEGMASGEQVQRDQIAEAPGPPQDPHTPYTTAYTTPATFSHVFPSVKTVPKCPQCSKSATYGSTCPH from the exons ATGGCACAGTTTGTTGAAGACTCCAGCCTGAGGGACTGGAAGGTGATTGGCTCTGGGGGTTTTGGACAAATCTACAAAGCCAGGCATCATCAGTGGGGCGCTGACGTGGCCATTAAACTGCCTCTTCAGGGCGAGGG gaccgAGATGTCTTTGCTGAATGAGATCAAAATGATGCGTCAAGCCACCAGCCCGCATGTTATGGCCGTCCAAGGGATCTTCAAGGGTCAAACGCCCTCTGGCAGGTCAACACAGCTTGGTCTGGTCATGGAGGTCATGGAGAGAGGATCATTGGCCTCCCTACAG GAAGCATTGAGGGGAACTCCACCCTGGCCCCTGGTCTTCAGACTGGCTCACCAAGTGGCTCTGGGTATAAACTTCCTCCACAGTCTGCCCCGTCCCGTTCTCCACCAGGACCTGAAGCCCCAAAACGTGCTGCTGGACGAAGCTCTCAATGCTAAG CTTACAGATTTTGACCTTGCCCGGATTTCCTGCAGCGTCACACAGGTTTCCAACAACGGTGAACCACTAGGAGGGACAATTGTCTACATGCCACCAGAGGCTTTAACAAGCACATCGTACAAACCTACCAGATCCTTTGATATCTACAG tTATGGGATACTCCTCTGGTCCATTGTCACAGGGAAACAACCATATGGAA ATGCAAAGCCCAACTTAGTGATGGTTCGGGTCCCGCAGGGAGACCGCCCACAGCTGGCTGATATCAAGGGCGATGCTGCTGGGTTGACAGAGTTGACAGGACTGATGAAGAGATGCTGGGATCATAAACCTGAACGAAGGCCCAGAGCCCTTG AGTGTACAACTGAGACAGAAAAACTGTTCAAGATGCACAAACATGAACTCACTGATGCTATCCATGAAGTGCTGAAGAAACTG GACCAAAAGGAAGAAGAAGGCATGGCATCGGGAGAGCAGGTTCAGCGGGATCAAATCGCTGAGGCTCCAG GACCCCCGCAAGACCCTCACACCCCCTACACCACTGCTTACACCACCCCTGCAACCTTTTCACATGtttttc